ACGCAAAAGTATCGGATACCATCCAAGTATCCACGCACAAATACTTGAGCTCTGGAGAAGGATTAGAGGATGCCGTGAACAAAATTGAAGGCGATGTAGAAGACTAAACATGCACCATGACAAAGTAAACAGGAGGGCTCTATTCATAGTAGAGCCCTTTTATTTTAGGATGTTCTAATCGTATAGCAAACTGTATGCCATACATTATGAAATCGATACCTTACTTATCAAAAAAGGAGGCATTGCCATGAAAAAAATGGGACTTAGGGAGTTTCTTTTTATCCTTCCGATTCTCCTGTTAATTGGCATCTTTTCCCTTTGGCCCGTTGTTCAATCCTTTACGTACACGTTTTTTGATTATCAGTTGAATGATCAAACGAAATCCGGCCTTTATTTAAATGAACGTTTTAATGTGGACGTGTACAACGAGACGGCATTTTACGTGGAGCGATTTTTAGATCGAAGTGAGATTGCAGCGGAAGAAGATCAGGAAACCGTAGAGCAGGTTGTCGAAAAGCTGAATAACGTAACGTCCCAATTTGAAGGCAAGGAAGGCGTTATTGAGATTGATAATGAACTCAAAAGTGACATACAGGAAAGTTACACAGTAACCAGCGAAGCAATAAATACCTTATCTGAAAAATACGAATTACAACGAGAACAAGAGTTACCTTCTCTTGTAAAAGATCTCGATAATAGTTTAATAGAATCTAATTTTATTGGTTTCCAAGGCTATATCAAAGCCTTCAAAGACGATAGGGTTCATACAGCCTTTATCAATACGTTTGTCTTTACGATTGTATCTGTCGCATTTGAACTTGTTCTAGGCTTGGGAATGGCATTAATTATGAATAAAGGGATGAGGGGACAAGGGTTCATCCGAACGGCATCCTTAATACCGTGGGCTCTCCCAACAGCGGTAGGAGCATTAATGTGGAGTTACTTATATGATGGAGGCTATGGCATTGTAGCCAAGATATTTGCGGATATTGGTTTAATTGCAGAAGCTAATGACCTCATGCAAACCGCAACAGGTGCCATGTCAGCTGCAATCTTAGCGGATATTTGGAAGACCACACCTTATATGGCTATCCTTTTGCTAGCGGGCTTGCAGACAATTCCAAAATCGTTGTATGAAGCAGGTTCCATTGACGGGGCAAGTAAATTTCAACAATTCTTCCGTATCACATTGCCTTTGCTGAAACCATCTATCTTAGTGGCACTACTGTTCCGTACGTTGGATGCCTTTCGAGTTTTCGACTTGATTTATGTATTAACGAATGGAGGTCCAGGTGGATCAACCGAGACCTTGTCCATCTACTCCTATAAAGCCATGTTCGGGCAGACCAACTTCGGATATGGATCCGTCATCGTTATGATTATGTTTGTTTGTGTAGCGATTATAGCCATCATATTTGTCCGTGTTCTAGGCACGAACTTAATGGAGAAAAATTAAAGGAGGTTTTATCATGGCTCAACAACCTAATCATCCAGATGCACCGAAAAGCAAATGGCCTTTTTTACTCCTGTTGACGTTTTACTTAGTCGTTGTGGTCTTCCCGTTCTTTTGGATATTAGTTACCTCCTTTAAAAGTTCAGGAGAAATATTTGGCGATAATGCATTTGGTGTCATACCTGAAAACCCGACGCTAGATCACTATGCGAGCGTCATAATAGATAAAGGAATATTGAGAGCTGTTTGGAATAGCTTGATTGTTTCTTTTACCACAACAGTTTATATTATTTTAGTCGCAACGTTTTCGGCCTATGCGATTTCGCGTTTTGAATTTAAAGGAAAAAGCGTACTGCTTGGGCTTGTCTTAGCTGTATCGATGTTCCCGCAAATGATTGTCATTGGTCCGATTTACAATTTATTTATTGAACTAGGATGGGCAAACAGCTACTGGATTGTTTTACCTTATTCATCAATCACCTTACCAATGGCGGTGTGGATTTTGGTAACTCACTTCAATCAAATCCCATTAGCATTAGAGGAATCAGCGCGCATGGATGGAGCTACTCCATTTCAAACGCTATTTAGAATTGTGTTTCCACTAGCAGCACCGGGGGTGTTTACAACCGCGATTATTGTTTTCATTATCGCTTGGAACGAATTCGTACTAACCATCACTATCAACTCACAGTCCGAATATCATACCGTTCCGGTAGCAATATCCTTTTTACGAACACAATTTGAAATTCTTTGGGGTGAAGTTGCAGCTGCAACGGTCATTGTAACCATACCGACCTTACTCATCGTCCTCTTCTTCCAGCGTCAAATTGTGTCTGGTTTAACGAGTGGAGGAGTAAAGGAATAATAGCGAATACAAAAGCACTGTATTAGCAATAAAAAGGAGAGATTATACGTGTCTTGGAAAGTAAGCAGTCAATCTGTAAAAGATACCGACTTATTGAATGAGGAAAGCTTATTCTTCGTCGGTAATGGCTATATAGGCGTGCGAGGAAATTTTGAGGAATCATATGGGCCATCCTATCCTACCATACGAGGCACGTACTTGAATGCCTTTCACGATATAATTGACATCCCATATGGAGAAAAGTTGTATGGGTTTCCTCCAACCCAACAAAAAATGTTAAATGTGATTGATAGTCAAACCATCTTAGTCTTATTGGGGGAAGATCAAGAGAAGTTTACCATTACGGAAGGTGAACTTATAAGTTATGAGCGACACCTTCATCTGGACAAAGGGATGTCTGAACGAGTGGTTCACTGGAAATCACCTCGAGGACGTGAGGTGAAGCTTCGCTTTGAACGAGTAGTTTCTTTTGTGCATCGTGAGCTATTTGCTATTCAGGTGAAAGTAGAACCAGTCAATTTCGCGGACTCGATTACGATTGTCTCGACGATTGATGGAGACGTGACGAACTTCTCAGATTCAAATGACCCACGTGTTGCGGGGGGAGAGGCCAAGCGTCTTCATACAGTTGAAGCGGCTGCCAACGATGACTATGGCTATGTCATCAATGAAGCGGAAACCTCTAAACTTCAAACGGCATGCTTAAGTTATCATCAGTCTGATCAATCCTTGAATACAATCGTGAATGAAAAAGGAAGCAGCATCGAGTTTGTTCATCATTATGAGGGAAGAGCTGGTGAGACACTTACCTTTTCAAAATGGAACATATACGTCGATACGCTCAGGCATGGGGGTTCCTTGCTAGATCAAGTGCAAACGTTACGAGAACGATTTAACTCTATTACATTTGAGGACTTACAACAATCTCAGAAAAACTACATGGACACATTTTGGCGTAAAAGTGATGTCGAGATTGATGGAGATACCTATTTACAAGAGGGGATTCGTTTTAATCTATTTCATCTTCTGCAATCCGTAGGTAGAGACAAACATAGCAATATCTCGGCTAAAGGGCTGTCTGGGGAAGGATACGAAGGCCATTATTTTTGGGATACGGAAATCTATATGTTCCCTGTGTTTTTAATGACTAACCCAGAACTTGCAAAACAACTGTTGATTTACCGGTATTCCATTTTAGATAATGCGAAAGCGAGAGCGCGTGAAATGGGACATAAACAAGGAGCGCTATTTCCTTGGAGGACGATTAGCGGCGATGAATGCTCCTCATTCTTCCCGGCAGGAACAGCGCAGTATCATATTAGCGCGGATATCGCGTATAGCTACATTCAGTACGTTCATGCCACCGAGGACATGCACTTTGTAAAAGAATATGGATTGGAAGTGCTGGTAGAAACAGCACGTCTCTGGATGGACATGGGCCATTACACGAAGGACGGACAATTTCTGATTAACAATGTCACAGGTCCTGATGAGTACACCTGTGTCATCAACAATAATTACTACACCAATGCGATGGTGAAGCATAACTTAGCTTGGGTCGCTAGACTCGCCCATCGTCTACAAGATGAAAATCAACGAGTGTACCAGCAACTAGCCAAGAAAATCGGATTGAAGGAAGAGGAAATTCAGCAATGGGAACAAGCTGCCGAAGCAGTATTTTTACCTTACGATGAAGCGTTAGGGATCAATCCTCAAGACGACTCCTTTCTTCAAAAAGAAGTCTGGGATATCGAGAACACACCGAAGGAAAACTTCCCGTTACTACTGAACTATCATCCATTAACTTTATATCGATATCAAGTGTGTAAACAAGCAGATACCGTCCTAGCCCATTTTTTATTAGAAGATGAGCAATCGATGGACACGATAAGGCAGTCGTATAAGTATTACGAAGGAATCACCACACATGATTCGTCCTTATCAACGTGCATTTTTAGTATTATGGCAGCTAAGCTTGGAGAAATGGACAAAGCATATAACTACTTTATAGAAACAGCGCGCCTTGATTTGGATAATACCCACGGGAATACGAAAGATGGTTTGCACATGGCTAATATGGGTGGAACATGGATGTCGATCGTGTTTGGATTTGCAGGCTTACGAATCAAAGAAGACGGCCTTCATCTAAACCCAAAAATGCCATCAGACTGGAATCGCTATGCTTTTCATATTCAATATCGAAACCAACCTATTTTTGTAGAAGTACAAAATGACAAGATTAAGCTAGCCTTGCAAGAAGGGGAAGATATACCGATTTATGTGAATGAGGAAGTTTACACGCTTTCTGTAGGGAAGGCTGTTGAAGTTAGGATGAGCTAGTAATAAGAGAAGGTGAATCGCATGGGGCCCATGCGATTTTTTACGCTTTTAAATCTTTTTTAGGATGAGAAGTGGGGAGGTGGAGCGAGCAAAAGTGGAGTGGAAGGGAGCGAATCGGATCTCGAAGCGAGCAAAAGTAGAGTGGAAGCGATAAACCCACACATAACGAGGGAAAACCTACGCATATGGTGGGAGAACCCTCTCATAAGCATAAATCGTCGGACCTTCTTCAAATCCAAATGATTTGTATAACCGTTCAGCTCCGGAGTTTTCGTTTCGAACAGAGATAGTAACCAGTTCGACGTTACTGTTCGTAAAAGCATGTTCACAAGCATAGGTTAGCAAGTTGCTACCAATTCCTTGATTTTGCTCTTGTTTTGCTACGTTCATAAAACAAATTTCCGCCTCATCCGTTCCTTCTATTTCCTCCAGAAACACATAACCCCTCACACGTTGCTCATCTTTAAAAACCCAGAGGTGAAAATGTGAATCATGCAGATGTAAATGGATCATTTCATCCACTGTATAGAAAGCTGCAGAAGGATGTAGTTCGTTTACTTCCTCATAATCTTCTACAATATAAGGTTCAACACCAGAAGTAGATGCCTCATTTAGGTGCCAATTTTTCTTCTGAAGCAGTAGCGTTTTCTCTATGTTATAGCAATGGAAGTGATGTGCTTCTGCAAATTGGGTAAGTTTCTCGTTTTTCTTATAGAAAGCAACTTTTACTGCTGATACATGAGACTTAATGGTTGGAAGACAGTTTGACCACAACATTTCTAAGCATTCTTCTGTTTGGGAACTGGTGGTGAATGGTCCTAGCAAGCGACCTAGCCCTTGCTCCAAAAAAGGAAGCAAACCAATGAATCCATTAATCGTTTCATCTTGTTTTGATATCCAGGCAAACGGTGTACTAAAGCTTAGTAGTTGGGTGAGTTGTTCTTCTATAGCAGTTTGTTCAGATTCGAGCCAAGCAATGAAATGATGATCGGTTTGGTTTAAGGAAGCTAACCAATGGCTAACATCGTTTACTTCTTCATATGTTAATGGTGTAATCTCCATCTTCTATCTCCTCACTTAACGTAATGAGCTAACTGTAACAGAACAAATCGTTACAAAAAAGTGACGACGCAAATCGATAGGATTGCGAGGCCAAAATTCGGGTACAAATAACATATAGCAATGAAGAGGGGGGAAGCTCAACTTTTGAAATATACAGCACTTTATCGCATAACTATTATTGTATCCATGGCTGTAAAATTTTTATGGCAAATTTTTTGGTTTCAAAAAACAAATCGAATATGGGACGAGAAAACGAGGCAGAAATGGGAGTCCCTACTCGTAAAGCAAGCAAAAGAGTATCGCCAAAAAGCGTTGCAGCTGGAAGGCTTACTCATCAAAGTTGGGCAATTTTTAAGTACACGTGCTGACCTTCTTCCGCCCGTATTTCTTAAAGAATTAGAAGGTCTTGTAGATCGCGTCGAACCTGTTCCTTTTGACAAATCGAGAGAAATTGTTGAAGAGGATTGGGGAGACGACTTGTATGAATACATAGAAGACATCGACGAAGAACCTGTAGCTTCTGCATCGATTGGGGAAGTGTATAAAGCAACATTGAAAGATGGGAAAACGGTAGCGATCAAAATTCAGCGTTATCGGGTTGGGCAGATTTTTCATACGGATTTTAAAGCGATGCGAATTGTATTTTGGATCCTTTCGCGTGTGTCATCCATTGGAAAAAAGGCAGACTTAGGTGCACTTTACCGAGAATTAGTGCAAGTTGTCAGTAAGGAGCTTGACTTTAAGAAAGAATTGAAGCACTCCCTCTATTTCAAGGAACGGTTTAAAGATTTTGAAGGTGTATATATTCCGGACTATTACGAATATCTATCAACAAGAAGAGTATTGGTCATGGAATGGATTGAAGGGGTAAAAGTTACCGATGAGACATTCATACAAGAGCATCAACTAAACAGAGAGCATATTGCCAAGAAAGTGTTTGATTTATTTGTAGAACAGCTCGTTTCCGATGGAATGTTCCACGCCGATCCCCACTCTGGAAACTTAATGCTTCGTTCGGACGGGACGATTGTCATGATTGATTATGGAATGGTTGGAGAGATTGACAAGGATGATGCAAGCTATATTCGAATGATGATTCAAGGCTTTATTCTAGACGATTACGATAAGGTCATACATGCTCTTGAAGATATGAACTTCTTACTTCCTCACGCCAATAAGCAAAAAGTGAAGCGGCTATTACGCGAAATGTCTGATATGTATTTCCAAGGAAGCTTTGAAAAGTTTGACCAGGATGTACTAAATCAAATCCTAGATGATTTACAAAAATTTGTGAAAGATCAGCCGATTCAATTGCCAGCTGATTATGCATTCTTAGGAAGAGCGGCGTCGATTGTAATAGGCGTGTTAACTTCCATTCACCCATCCATTGATTTAATGAAGTGGGGCAAACCCGTCATTAAGGAATGGGTTTCAGGTAATGAATCAGATGCATCGATTTATAAAGAGGTGTTAAAAGATTCAGCAAAACCATTACTATCTTTACCAAAGGCTCTGAATCAATACTTAACCGATAGTGAACATCAAAGAGCCTGGCAAGAACGCCAACAACAGCATCGTCTTTTTCATCAGTACTATTTGTTTTATGCGTTGTTATCATTCGTTATTTTTGCATCTGGAAGTGGGTTTCTAATGGTGAAATACCCTGATTTGCCAGATGTATCAATATATATGGGCTTTAGTGTCAGTGGAGTAGGATTGTTAGGTGTGATTTTATTTGCGATTATTCATTTTCTAACCATTCAAACCATAACCAAAGATAGGAGGAATAAAAGTGAGTGATTTACTTAAAAAAGGATTTTTTATTGGGATAGGTGCAGCAGTAAATGGAAAAGAGAAGGCGAGCAAGATGCTGGATGAATTAATTGAGAAGGGTCAGATTTCTCCAGGTGAAGCGAGAGATATGCTCAACTCCTTTAAAGAAAAAGGCGAAGAACAAAATAAACAATGGAATTCTAAATCACAAGACTATTTCCGCGATACGATTAAAGAGTTAGGCTTTGTAACGAAAGAGGAATACGAACAACTTGAATTACGAGTAAAAAAACTAGAAGAACTTCATAAGGATGAAGAATAAGCAATAGCAAAGGCATGTGATATGAAATTAAGTAGTTAAGTTTTGGAGTACAAAACATCAAATTGAACTAATCAAGAGCTTGCAACTAAGGTTTCACTTTCGGAGTACAGTACCCACAGTAAAGACCATAATTGCAGACAAATTCACAAATGAATTTGTCTGCTTTTTTTATGTTATCCATCGTAAAGAAAGTATAACTTTTGGCGCTTACATGTCTAGATCTAGCGCCCAGCAAACTTCCTGCTCCTTCTTACTAAAGGAAGTTCGATTAAATCCGCTGCACCGTGCAGCAACATCGAACTGACCTACGTCCTGTAAGCCGCAGCATATACGTCGCTAGCAGGGCGCTTGCATTTTTTTATATAATATCAGGGATGTTTCAGCTTGGAAATTAGAGGTAATAGACAAACATATGTGAAAACGATTTAAGTAGAAATGAGGGGAATCAATGAAGAAGTTGTCGTTTCTATTTTCATGTTTGGTGCTGTTCCTTTCAGGGTGTAGCATGCGTGTCTTTAACCCTATAAGTGAAACGGCTCGGGATCAGTCGTTTTTAATTCTATTTAGCTTTTTTCTAATGATGATTGTTCTTGTAGTGGTTTTCGTTATGTTTGCTAGATTCATGTGGAAATACCGGGAAACAGAAGAAAATAAACATACGATTCCAGAAGATGAAGAAGGAAATAAAGCCTTTGAACTAACGTGGACAATACTACCAATTATTTTGCTTATTGTGTTAGCGGTTCCAACTGTAAGGATGACGTACGATATGTCAGCTGAGGTTACATCAAATCCTGCTAATGCAGTTCATATTGAGGTAACGGCTCAACAATTTAGTTGGACCTTTACATACGAAGGCGGCGTTCAAACCATTAACAATGTCACGCTTCCAAAAGACCGTCCTGTTGTCTTTCATTTGAATTCTAAGGATGTCATACATTCTTTTTGGATACCTAGACTTGGAGGAAAGAGAGACGTAATGCCTGGAGAAAATCGACGTCTGATTGTAACTCCAGAAGAAACAGGGACGTATCAGGGGAAATGTGCTGAGTTTTGTGGAGTGGATCATGCAAAAATGCGTTTCACGACTGAAGTTAAATCGCAACAAGCATACCAGCAATGGTTGAACGAAGAAAAGAAGGAAATGGAGTAGAGGGGGGATCTTCATGATAGCTGATTTATTTGGACGGAAGTTTTATATGGCATCCGATACGATTGGTGCGTGGGTGATGCTCACTCTAACGGCGATTCTGGGTATTATTCTTATCACGCGCGCCAAGAAGTGGCCAATCATTCGAGAGTATGCGACAACAACTCACCATCGCAAAATCGGTGTGCTCTATTTACTTTCTGCTACATTATTTTTCATGAGGGCAGGTATCGAAGCGTTAATTATTCGAATTCAGTTGGCGTTTCCTGATAATAATTTCTGGGTCTTTCAAGGTGAAAAATTTAATGAAGCGTTCACGACTCATGGCACCATTATGATTTTCTTTGTGGCTATGCCTCTACTCATCGGTTTAATGAACGTAGCTGTGCCGTTGCAAATTGGAGCTCAGGATATGGCGTTCCCTTATTTGAACGCGGTAAGCTTTTGGTTGTTTTTAGCAGGGGCTCTTCTCGTTAACATGAGTTTTTTCATGACAGCCTCACCAAATGCAGGCTGGACATTATACGCTCCTTTATCAACAGATACATATACTCCTTCAGCTGGAAATGATTATTATATATTTGGCATTCAGGTATCAGGGATAGGGACGATTTTAGCAGCAATTAATATGATTGTGACGATTGTTCGCCATCGTGCTCCTGGCATGACTTTAATGAAAATGCCACTATTTCCATGGTCCACGTTAATTACATCTTTCTTGATTTTGATTGCATTTCCAGTGCTGACGATTGCTCTGTAC
Above is a genomic segment from Pontibacillus yanchengensis containing:
- a CDS encoding carbohydrate ABC transporter permease, whose product is MKKMGLREFLFILPILLLIGIFSLWPVVQSFTYTFFDYQLNDQTKSGLYLNERFNVDVYNETAFYVERFLDRSEIAAEEDQETVEQVVEKLNNVTSQFEGKEGVIEIDNELKSDIQESYTVTSEAINTLSEKYELQREQELPSLVKDLDNSLIESNFIGFQGYIKAFKDDRVHTAFINTFVFTIVSVAFELVLGLGMALIMNKGMRGQGFIRTASLIPWALPTAVGALMWSYLYDGGYGIVAKIFADIGLIAEANDLMQTATGAMSAAILADIWKTTPYMAILLLAGLQTIPKSLYEAGSIDGASKFQQFFRITLPLLKPSILVALLFRTLDAFRVFDLIYVLTNGGPGGSTETLSIYSYKAMFGQTNFGYGSVIVMIMFVCVAIIAIIFVRVLGTNLMEKN
- a CDS encoding carbohydrate ABC transporter permease, which codes for MAQQPNHPDAPKSKWPFLLLLTFYLVVVVFPFFWILVTSFKSSGEIFGDNAFGVIPENPTLDHYASVIIDKGILRAVWNSLIVSFTTTVYIILVATFSAYAISRFEFKGKSVLLGLVLAVSMFPQMIVIGPIYNLFIELGWANSYWIVLPYSSITLPMAVWILVTHFNQIPLALEESARMDGATPFQTLFRIVFPLAAPGVFTTAIIVFIIAWNEFVLTITINSQSEYHTVPVAISFLRTQFEILWGEVAAATVIVTIPTLLIVLFFQRQIVSGLTSGGVKE
- a CDS encoding glycosyl hydrolase family 65 protein, with the protein product MSWKVSSQSVKDTDLLNEESLFFVGNGYIGVRGNFEESYGPSYPTIRGTYLNAFHDIIDIPYGEKLYGFPPTQQKMLNVIDSQTILVLLGEDQEKFTITEGELISYERHLHLDKGMSERVVHWKSPRGREVKLRFERVVSFVHRELFAIQVKVEPVNFADSITIVSTIDGDVTNFSDSNDPRVAGGEAKRLHTVEAAANDDYGYVINEAETSKLQTACLSYHQSDQSLNTIVNEKGSSIEFVHHYEGRAGETLTFSKWNIYVDTLRHGGSLLDQVQTLRERFNSITFEDLQQSQKNYMDTFWRKSDVEIDGDTYLQEGIRFNLFHLLQSVGRDKHSNISAKGLSGEGYEGHYFWDTEIYMFPVFLMTNPELAKQLLIYRYSILDNAKARAREMGHKQGALFPWRTISGDECSSFFPAGTAQYHISADIAYSYIQYVHATEDMHFVKEYGLEVLVETARLWMDMGHYTKDGQFLINNVTGPDEYTCVINNNYYTNAMVKHNLAWVARLAHRLQDENQRVYQQLAKKIGLKEEEIQQWEQAAEAVFLPYDEALGINPQDDSFLQKEVWDIENTPKENFPLLLNYHPLTLYRYQVCKQADTVLAHFLLEDEQSMDTIRQSYKYYEGITTHDSSLSTCIFSIMAAKLGEMDKAYNYFIETARLDLDNTHGNTKDGLHMANMGGTWMSIVFGFAGLRIKEDGLHLNPKMPSDWNRYAFHIQYRNQPIFVEVQNDKIKLALQEGEDIPIYVNEEVYTLSVGKAVEVRMS
- a CDS encoding GNAT family N-acetyltransferase; amino-acid sequence: MEITPLTYEEVNDVSHWLASLNQTDHHFIAWLESEQTAIEEQLTQLLSFSTPFAWISKQDETINGFIGLLPFLEQGLGRLLGPFTTSSQTEECLEMLWSNCLPTIKSHVSAVKVAFYKKNEKLTQFAEAHHFHCYNIEKTLLLQKKNWHLNEASTSGVEPYIVEDYEEVNELHPSAAFYTVDEMIHLHLHDSHFHLWVFKDEQRVRGYVFLEEIEGTDEAEICFMNVAKQEQNQGIGSNLLTYACEHAFTNSNVELVTISVRNENSGAERLYKSFGFEEGPTIYAYERVLPPYA
- a CDS encoding ABC1 kinase family protein; this encodes MKYTALYRITIIVSMAVKFLWQIFWFQKTNRIWDEKTRQKWESLLVKQAKEYRQKALQLEGLLIKVGQFLSTRADLLPPVFLKELEGLVDRVEPVPFDKSREIVEEDWGDDLYEYIEDIDEEPVASASIGEVYKATLKDGKTVAIKIQRYRVGQIFHTDFKAMRIVFWILSRVSSIGKKADLGALYRELVQVVSKELDFKKELKHSLYFKERFKDFEGVYIPDYYEYLSTRRVLVMEWIEGVKVTDETFIQEHQLNREHIAKKVFDLFVEQLVSDGMFHADPHSGNLMLRSDGTIVMIDYGMVGEIDKDDASYIRMMIQGFILDDYDKVIHALEDMNFLLPHANKQKVKRLLREMSDMYFQGSFEKFDQDVLNQILDDLQKFVKDQPIQLPADYAFLGRAASIVIGVLTSIHPSIDLMKWGKPVIKEWVSGNESDASIYKEVLKDSAKPLLSLPKALNQYLTDSEHQRAWQERQQQHRLFHQYYLFYALLSFVIFASGSGFLMVKYPDLPDVSIYMGFSVSGVGLLGVILFAIIHFLTIQTITKDRRNKSE
- a CDS encoding phasin family protein yields the protein MSDLLKKGFFIGIGAAVNGKEKASKMLDELIEKGQISPGEARDMLNSFKEKGEEQNKQWNSKSQDYFRDTIKELGFVTKEEYEQLELRVKKLEELHKDEE
- the coxB gene encoding cytochrome c oxidase subunit II — translated: MKKLSFLFSCLVLFLSGCSMRVFNPISETARDQSFLILFSFFLMMIVLVVVFVMFARFMWKYRETEENKHTIPEDEEGNKAFELTWTILPIILLIVLAVPTVRMTYDMSAEVTSNPANAVHIEVTAQQFSWTFTYEGGVQTINNVTLPKDRPVVFHLNSKDVIHSFWIPRLGGKRDVMPGENRRLIVTPEETGTYQGKCAEFCGVDHAKMRFTTEVKSQQAYQQWLNEEKKEME